From a single Cytophagales bacterium WSM2-2 genomic region:
- a CDS encoding DNA-binding response regulator, with amino-acid sequence MLASSNQFQVVGAFSNVLKVSEQVKALKPNVILMDIDMPGLTGIEAVIQIRSAGLNTPVLMLTVFDDNQHVFDAICAGASGYLLKKHISTKLFDAIEELQSGGAPMSPSVARMVITSMHQKPTQVNPYGLTARENDVLTSLSKGNSYKLIASEFALSVDTIRTHIKSIYEKLHVHSQTEAVAKALNEKLVKP; translated from the coding sequence ATGCTGGCTTCCAGCAATCAGTTTCAGGTAGTAGGCGCTTTCAGCAATGTTCTCAAAGTCAGTGAGCAAGTAAAAGCACTCAAACCCAATGTCATCCTGATGGATATTGACATGCCAGGCCTTACGGGCATTGAGGCGGTAATTCAAATCAGAAGTGCCGGATTAAATACTCCGGTTTTGATGCTCACTGTATTTGATGACAATCAACACGTATTTGATGCGATCTGTGCAGGCGCCTCCGGATATCTATTAAAGAAACACATCTCCACAAAACTGTTTGATGCTATCGAGGAGCTTCAATCAGGAGGTGCCCCGATGTCACCCAGTGTTGCACGAATGGTGATCACTTCAATGCATCAAAAACCTACTCAAGTGAATCCTTATGGTCTCACTGCCCGGGAAAATGATGTACTTACCTCTCTTTCAAAAGGCAATAGCTACAAGTTGATCGCTTCAGAGTTTGCTTTAAGCGTGGACACCATCCGCACGCACATCAAAAGCATCTACGAAAAATTGCACGTTCACTCGCAAACCGAAGCTGTCGCGAAAGCACTAAACGAGAAGCTCGTCAAACCTTAG